Proteins co-encoded in one Centropristis striata isolate RG_2023a ecotype Rhode Island chromosome 24, C.striata_1.0, whole genome shotgun sequence genomic window:
- the LOC131962580 gene encoding uncharacterized protein LOC131962580: protein MEIEKMPVYRHQILSVTGEILCIDGTRKVLKKIYGDGQGTMQYVTSVLNEWGQFLTTVVVAAESEGCYARMAKGLIARFRRANAPAPKVIYADNNCCRDSGSSFLESLFADWVQQGAVVRLDIRHWLHRWDAVVIKQSHAKYGLFMSALAGAVLAYNKTDMMLLVQAVRSGNAELYGRYSDEEMIAFLKPHQVRSYVRRITRGVVESALVIEAIIAEFRGPAGLDIDGIPLFKSTEAVDAHWATASKHLGCMQDPPGIQLYVSVKVVVLNGVRLNKYRCRRGSNSLEGLHAHLYNAIPSQRCGIMPFQAYLMAFAVQWNNRMASLRVAGGQGRQTSCMDARQIQRINQQAELLFGKEHVLEPNFAAPLPVPDAYEHPDEEELLGVEYAVCQSTSFTAKNFYVQKVEEEQSREEEEEESEESAETDEDEEMADEGLGMSAESEEDPIDSFCRNHAILTKAEQVEEEDSPALQDVLMTQGHLHLPGIEEVEALALLLLELVDDSDRHLVGLHPVWPVSWG, encoded by the exons ATGGAGATCGAAAAGATGCCCGTCTACAGACACCAGATCCTCAGTGTGACTGGAGAAATCCTGTGCATTGATGGTACAAGAAAA GTCCTCAAGAAGATATATGGTGATGGCCAGGGTACCATGCAGTACGTCACCAGTGTACTGAACGAGTGGGGCCAGTTCTTGACGACAGTGGTGGTGGCAGCTGAGTCAGAGGGGTGCTACGCGCGCATGGCGAAAGGTCTCATTGCCCGGTTTCGACGTGCCAATGCTCCTGCACCAAAAGTCATTTATGCAGACAACAACTGCTGTCG TGACAGCGGTTCCTCCTTTCTGGAGAGTCTGTTTGCTGACTGGGTACAGCAGGGTGCTGTGGTCAGACTGGACATCCGACACTGGCTACATCGCTGGGATGCTGTTGTGATCAAACAGAGCCATGCCAAGTACGGGTTGTTCATGAGTGCCTTGGCGGGTGCGGTGCTCGCCTACAACAAGACGGACATGATGCTCCTGGTCCAGGCTGTCAGGAGTGGCAACGCAGAGCTGTACGGCAGGTATTCCGACGAGGAGATGATAGCCTTCCTCAAGCCTCACCAGGTCAGATCGTATGTGAGGCGCATCACCCGTGGGGTTGTG GAGTCTGCTTTGGTGATTGAGGCCATCATTGCCGAGTTCAGGGGACCAGCAGGCCTGGACATTGATGGAATCCCCCTGTTCAAGTCAACAGAGGCAGTTGATGCTCACTGGGCAACTGCAAGCAAGCATCTCGGCTGCATGCAG gATCCCCCTGGCATACagctgtatgtgtctgtgaagGTTGTGGTGCTGAATGGTGTTCGGCTCAACAAGTACAGGTGCCGGAGAGGCAGTAACTCTTTGGAGGGGTTGCACGCACACCTTTACAATGCCATACCTTCACAGAGATGTGGGATTATGCCGTTCCAA GCATACCTGATGGCCTTTGCTGTGCAGTGGAACAACCGCATGGCATCACTCCGGGTTGCTGGCGGTCAGGGTCGGCAGACGTCATGCATGGACGCGCGGCAGATCCAGCGCATCAATCAGCAGGCTGAGCTTCTGTTCGGCAAGGAGCACGTCCTGGAGCCCAACTTTGCTGCTCCACTGCCTGTCCCTGATGCGTACGAGCACCCAGATGAGGAGGAGCTCCTTGGCGTGGAGTATGCCGTGTGCCAGTCTACCAGCTTCACGGCTAAAAATTTCTATGTGCAGAAAG TTGAGGAAGAGCAGTctcgtgaggaggaggaggaggagtctgaGGAGTCGGCTGAgacagatgaagatgaagagatGGCAGATGAGGGTCTTGGCATGTCTGCAGAGTCAGAGGAGGATCCTATTGACAGCTTCTGCAGGAACCATGCCATCCTCACCAAGGCAgaacaggtggaggaggaggacagcccCGCTCTGCAAGATGTGCTCATGACCCAGGGACATCTGCATCTGCCAGGAATAGAAGAAGTGGAGGCACTGGCCTTGCTGCTCCTAGAACTGGTAGACGACAGCGACCGCCACCTA GTGGGGCTACACCCTGTTTGGCCGGTGTCTTGGGGCTGA